A section of the Kribbella sp. HUAS MG21 genome encodes:
- a CDS encoding ABC transporter ATP-binding protein → MSTGELLRRAVRRHRGRMVAGVLVLSLHQATEAAVPVAIGVFVDRAVATGDVQPLLWCVLMMVVLFAVLSNAWKTGARQVVRAIEYETHLLRLEVAQRVLDPRGHRTGLRSGELLSIATSDAEKAALVMRGVSIGAAACTALIVSSVSLLLVDVPLGLGVLVGVPLLVLGIQALSPLLTRRTSSQQEAVAQTTALATDLVSGLRTLRGIGAQHNAADRYRRSSEATLRATLRAASTNGLQDGVTTALSGLLLAAVAGVSGWFALNGRITIGELITVVGLAQFVAEPVATLGYASQVVAMSRASAERLASVLSAPPLAVTGTATAIDAGQPLLTLEGVSHGSLASVSLVLRPGESVGVLCYDPRDADALLNVIAGRAPEHTGSVRIGGTPLEELDVDVVRRTVLLERHETDLFEGTLRSNLLAEKGLERVLTAAGAADLVDELDRPLADRGQALSGGQRQRLGLARALLAEPPLLVLHDPSTAVDAVTEELLAEGLVEERSGRTTLVLTSSPALLGKMDRVLVVADGVVVAEGTHSELAESDAVYREAVLR, encoded by the coding sequence ATGTCGACTGGGGAGCTGTTGAGGCGGGCGGTTCGGCGGCATCGGGGGCGGATGGTCGCAGGCGTGCTGGTGCTGTCGTTGCACCAGGCGACCGAGGCGGCGGTCCCGGTCGCGATCGGTGTCTTCGTGGATCGCGCGGTGGCGACCGGTGACGTCCAGCCGCTGCTCTGGTGTGTGCTGATGATGGTCGTGCTGTTCGCCGTCCTGTCGAACGCCTGGAAGACCGGCGCGCGCCAGGTGGTGCGCGCGATCGAGTACGAGACCCACCTGCTCCGGCTGGAGGTCGCACAGCGCGTACTGGACCCGCGTGGTCACCGCACCGGACTGCGCTCGGGGGAGTTGTTGTCGATCGCCACCTCCGACGCCGAGAAGGCCGCGCTGGTGATGCGGGGCGTCTCGATCGGAGCAGCGGCGTGTACTGCGCTGATCGTGTCGTCGGTGTCGCTGTTGCTGGTCGACGTACCGCTGGGGCTTGGGGTGCTCGTCGGCGTACCGCTGCTGGTGCTGGGGATCCAGGCGCTGTCGCCGTTGCTGACGCGTCGTACGTCGAGCCAGCAGGAGGCGGTGGCACAGACGACCGCACTGGCGACAGACCTGGTCAGCGGGCTTCGGACGCTGCGAGGGATCGGTGCACAGCACAACGCGGCTGACAGGTACCGGCGGTCCAGCGAGGCCACGCTGCGCGCGACCCTGCGTGCTGCGTCGACGAACGGGCTGCAGGACGGTGTCACCACCGCGCTGAGCGGCCTGCTGCTGGCCGCCGTTGCTGGTGTCTCCGGCTGGTTCGCGTTGAACGGCCGGATCACGATCGGCGAGCTGATCACGGTGGTCGGGCTGGCGCAGTTCGTCGCCGAGCCGGTGGCGACGCTCGGGTACGCGAGCCAGGTGGTCGCCATGTCCCGCGCCTCGGCCGAGCGGCTGGCCTCGGTCCTGTCCGCACCACCTCTGGCCGTCACCGGCACCGCTACCGCGATCGACGCGGGACAGCCTTTGCTCACATTGGAAGGCGTTTCGCACGGATCCCTGGCATCAGTGAGCCTCGTACTGCGGCCCGGTGAATCGGTCGGTGTGCTCTGCTACGACCCTCGCGACGCCGACGCGCTGCTGAACGTGATCGCCGGCCGAGCTCCCGAGCACACCGGCAGCGTGCGCATAGGTGGCACGCCGCTGGAAGAACTCGACGTGGACGTGGTCCGGCGGACCGTGTTGCTGGAGCGGCACGAGACTGACCTGTTCGAGGGGACGCTGCGCAGCAACCTGCTTGCCGAGAAAGGCTTGGAGCGCGTGCTGACGGCTGCCGGCGCAGCTGACCTCGTCGACGAGCTGGACCGGCCGCTCGCGGACCGCGGGCAGGCCCTGTCCGGTGGGCAGCGGCAGCGGCTCGGCCTGGCCCGCGCGCTGCTGGCGGAGCCGCCGTTGCTGGTGCTGCACGATCCGAGTACCGCGGTGGACGCGGTGACCGAGGAGCTGCTGGCAGAAGGGCTTGTCGAGGAGCGAAGCGGCCGGACAACGCTGGTGTTGACGAGCAGCCCAGCGCTATTGGGAAAGATGGATCGGGTGCTGGTCGTCGCTGACGGCGTTGTGGTTGCTGAGGGCACCCACTCCGAGCTGGCCGAGTCCGACGCGGTCTACCGGGAGGCGGTGCTGCGATGA
- a CDS encoding ROK family transcriptional regulator: MATTPGTPRLLRAMNDRAALDLLLSQGPLSRTTLGNLTGLSKPTASQLLARLEAAGLVRRSGTTAGRPGPNAQLYEINGEVAYVAGLDVTPTRIRSAVADLTGNVVGRYELPTPGRSAKGTVDRVLKAIDGAAGEAGLSRGRLRRVSIGTPGGFDPTTGRLRYATHLPGWHAPHLLEELAAAVAVPLEVENDVNLAAIAEQRIGHAKDHGNFVLLWGEEGIGAAIVINGRLHRGATGGAGEVAFLPLPGTPLVRNVGRNNAGGFQELAGGEPVLHLAREHGLKARTPEAAIAVALQTEGAGDAVLNEFAHRLAVGLAAIVAVVDPELIVLAGGVITAGGERLRGLVQDELADLAVPRPQLLMTAISSDPVLSGALQSALSTTRDEVFDTAGPPIT, encoded by the coding sequence ATGGCAACGACACCCGGAACCCCGCGCCTGCTGCGCGCGATGAACGACCGCGCCGCCCTGGACCTGCTGCTCAGCCAGGGCCCGCTCTCCCGCACCACACTGGGCAACCTGACCGGCCTGTCCAAGCCGACCGCGTCCCAGCTGCTCGCCCGGCTGGAGGCGGCCGGACTGGTCCGGCGCAGCGGCACCACCGCCGGCCGGCCCGGGCCGAACGCGCAGCTGTACGAGATCAACGGCGAGGTCGCGTACGTCGCCGGGCTGGACGTGACGCCGACCCGGATCCGGTCCGCGGTCGCGGACCTGACCGGCAACGTGGTCGGCCGCTACGAGCTGCCGACCCCCGGTCGGAGCGCCAAGGGCACGGTCGACCGGGTGCTCAAGGCGATCGACGGCGCGGCCGGCGAGGCGGGCCTGAGCCGTGGGCGGCTGCGCCGCGTCTCGATCGGCACACCCGGCGGGTTCGACCCGACCACCGGCCGCCTGCGGTACGCGACGCACCTGCCCGGCTGGCACGCGCCGCACCTGCTCGAGGAGCTGGCCGCCGCGGTCGCCGTACCGCTCGAGGTCGAGAACGACGTCAACCTGGCCGCGATCGCCGAGCAGCGGATCGGCCACGCCAAGGACCACGGCAACTTCGTGCTGCTGTGGGGCGAGGAGGGCATCGGCGCCGCGATCGTCATCAACGGCCGGCTGCACCGCGGCGCGACCGGCGGCGCCGGCGAGGTCGCGTTCCTGCCGCTGCCCGGTACGCCGCTGGTCCGCAACGTCGGCCGCAACAACGCCGGCGGCTTCCAGGAGTTGGCCGGCGGCGAACCGGTCCTGCACCTCGCCCGCGAGCACGGCCTCAAGGCCCGTACGCCGGAAGCCGCGATCGCGGTCGCCCTGCAGACCGAGGGCGCGGGTGACGCCGTACTGAACGAGTTCGCGCACCGGCTCGCGGTCGGCCTGGCGGCGATCGTCGCGGTCGTCGACCCGGAACTGATCGTGCTGGCCGGCGGCGTCATCACCGCCGGCGGCGAACGCCTCCGCGGCCTGGTCCAGGACGAGCTCGCCGATCTCGCCGTACCCCGGCCGCAGCTGCTGATGACCGCGATCAGCAGCGACCCCGTGCTCTCCGGAGCACTGCAGTCCGCACTGAGCACCACCCGCGACGAGGTCTTCGACACCGCGGGGCCACCGATCACGTAG
- a CDS encoding ABC transporter ATP-binding protein, translating into MNLLPVAEPRATWALLWREIRRLPVLSVVAAVVITGASAAGLVAPWALGVLIDNIGDKSAIVRVVVLIALAAIVSGVLTALGVTLVARVGETVLARIREQVLDRVLQLPAPVLEKVRTGDLLSRVGDDVAAVATALTQVGPSVLGASLTILLTVGGMLALDWRLGLAGLLAVPMYYLALRWYLRRSAPYYTQERVAMGERSEAIIASLRGSQTVRAYRLEARQLAKIDETSGAARDISITVFRLFSFFSARINHAEFTGLTAILATGFFLVRSESVSVGAVTAAALYFHRLFNPVNVVLMEFDQIQTAAAGLARLAGVLEIEPAKEPPARREPADASVELVQIGHRYDGPEVLTAVSLRLEPGERVALVGASGAGKTTLAAIAAGVLAPSVGTVKLGGVDIRDLGDDRTRAQVALLSQEVHVFAGTLLEDAQLAKPGATAAEVEAALDRVGALAWVRALPDGLETVVGENGHQLTGAQAQQLAFARLLLVDPPVAVLDEATAEAGSAGARELERASLAATDGRTTLVVAHRLTQAEQADRIVVLDHGRVVESGTHEALLASGGRYAQLWRSWTGTATPDQPGEQTTPASAST; encoded by the coding sequence ATGAACCTCCTCCCGGTAGCGGAGCCGCGGGCGACGTGGGCCCTGCTGTGGCGAGAGATCCGGCGCCTGCCGGTGCTGTCGGTTGTCGCGGCTGTGGTGATCACAGGTGCCAGCGCGGCCGGCCTGGTCGCGCCGTGGGCGCTAGGTGTGCTGATCGACAACATCGGCGACAAGTCAGCCATTGTGCGCGTCGTGGTGCTGATCGCGCTGGCGGCGATCGTGTCCGGCGTACTGACGGCCCTTGGGGTGACGCTGGTGGCGCGGGTCGGTGAGACCGTGCTGGCGCGCATTCGCGAGCAGGTGCTCGACCGGGTGCTGCAGCTGCCTGCTCCGGTGCTGGAGAAGGTGCGGACCGGTGACCTGCTCTCGCGGGTCGGTGACGACGTGGCCGCGGTGGCGACGGCTCTGACACAGGTCGGGCCGTCGGTACTCGGTGCGTCGCTGACGATCCTGCTGACCGTGGGCGGGATGCTCGCGCTCGACTGGCGCCTCGGCCTGGCGGGACTGCTCGCAGTCCCCATGTACTACCTGGCGCTGCGCTGGTACCTGCGGCGTTCGGCGCCGTACTACACGCAGGAACGCGTGGCGATGGGCGAGCGGTCCGAGGCGATCATCGCGTCGTTGCGGGGCAGCCAGACGGTCCGCGCGTACCGCCTGGAGGCCCGGCAGCTGGCGAAGATCGACGAGACGTCCGGTGCGGCGCGGGACATCTCGATCACGGTGTTCCGGCTGTTCAGCTTCTTCTCGGCGCGGATCAACCATGCGGAGTTCACCGGGCTGACCGCGATCCTGGCGACCGGGTTCTTCCTGGTCCGCTCGGAGTCGGTCAGCGTCGGTGCGGTGACGGCCGCGGCGCTGTACTTCCACCGGCTGTTCAACCCGGTCAACGTGGTGCTGATGGAGTTCGACCAGATCCAGACCGCGGCGGCGGGCCTGGCGCGGCTGGCCGGCGTACTGGAGATCGAGCCGGCGAAGGAGCCGCCCGCGCGCCGGGAGCCTGCAGACGCGTCGGTCGAGCTGGTGCAGATCGGCCACCGGTACGACGGTCCTGAGGTTCTCACCGCGGTGTCGTTGCGGCTCGAACCGGGTGAACGCGTCGCACTGGTCGGCGCGAGCGGTGCCGGCAAGACCACCCTGGCAGCGATCGCGGCAGGTGTGCTGGCGCCGTCGGTGGGCACGGTGAAGCTCGGCGGCGTCGACATCCGCGACCTCGGTGACGACCGCACCCGCGCCCAGGTCGCCTTGCTGAGCCAGGAGGTGCACGTCTTTGCCGGGACCCTCTTGGAGGACGCGCAGCTGGCCAAGCCTGGCGCGACAGCGGCAGAAGTCGAGGCGGCGCTGGACCGTGTCGGCGCCCTGGCATGGGTGCGTGCGCTACCGGACGGTCTGGAGACGGTCGTCGGCGAGAACGGGCATCAGCTGACGGGCGCACAAGCCCAGCAACTCGCCTTCGCGCGGCTGCTACTGGTTGACCCTCCGGTTGCCGTGCTGGACGAGGCGACCGCGGAAGCAGGCAGTGCGGGCGCACGCGAGCTGGAGCGGGCGAGCCTGGCGGCGACGGACGGGCGTACGACGCTGGTCGTCGCACACCGGCTGACGCAAGCCGAGCAGGCGGACCGGATCGTCGTACTCGATCACGGGCGAGTAGTCGAGTCAGGAACGCATGAGGCGTTGCTGGCGAGTGGTGGTCGTTACGCGCAGCTGTGGCGCAGCTGGACCGGTACGGCTACGCCTGATCAGCCAGGAGAGCAAACGACACCAGCCAGTGCGTCGACATGA
- a CDS encoding DUF2891 family protein — translation MKYAAAWATIACEVLETPYPYGAAHASTGPDDVDVTPDRLHPAFHGSYDWHSSAHMQWSLVRLLTLAPEQVGSRPIDVLDRRLTAEAIATEAAYLRERPSYERPYGWAWAAMLVAAARKSQWAEAVAPLGDVIADLVLAWLPKQAYPVRHGVHLNSAFALALLHEAYGDLGRADVVEAIRARALQWFGADTAYDTRFEPSGTDFLSPALTEAELMRRVLPAAEFATWLPNFLPGLGKDAHLHLLDVPITDDSGDGQLAHLSGLALSRAWQLRTIAPALPDVADVLRAGADRQVEAVLPTVTDGDFMSTHWLVSFALLADQA, via the coding sequence ATGAAGTACGCCGCCGCCTGGGCGACCATCGCCTGCGAGGTGCTGGAGACGCCGTACCCGTACGGCGCCGCGCACGCGTCAACCGGTCCGGACGACGTCGACGTGACCCCGGACCGCCTGCACCCGGCGTTCCACGGGTCCTACGACTGGCACTCCAGCGCACACATGCAATGGTCGCTGGTCCGGTTGCTGACGCTGGCACCGGAGCAGGTCGGCAGCCGGCCGATCGACGTCCTCGATCGGCGGCTGACGGCGGAAGCGATCGCCACGGAGGCGGCGTACCTGCGGGAGCGGCCGTCGTACGAGCGGCCGTACGGCTGGGCCTGGGCGGCCATGCTGGTGGCCGCCGCGCGGAAGAGCCAGTGGGCGGAGGCGGTCGCTCCACTCGGCGACGTCATCGCGGACCTCGTGCTGGCCTGGCTGCCCAAGCAGGCGTACCCGGTGCGGCACGGCGTACATCTGAACTCGGCCTTCGCGCTGGCGTTGCTGCACGAGGCGTACGGCGACCTGGGCCGGGCGGACGTGGTGGAGGCGATCCGGGCGCGGGCACTGCAGTGGTTCGGGGCGGACACGGCGTACGACACGCGGTTCGAACCGTCGGGGACCGACTTCCTGTCACCTGCGCTGACCGAGGCGGAGCTGATGCGCCGGGTGCTGCCGGCCGCCGAGTTCGCCACCTGGTTGCCCAACTTCCTTCCTGGGTTGGGCAAGGACGCTCATCTACACCTGCTCGACGTACCGATCACGGACGACTCAGGTGACGGACAGCTCGCGCACCTGTCCGGTCTGGCGCTGAGCAGGGCGTGGCAGCTGCGGACGATCGCGCCCGCGCTGCCTGATGTTGCCGACGTACTGCGAGCCGGTGCTGACCGTCAGGTGGAGGCGGTGCTGCCGACGGTCACGGACGGGGACTTCATGTCGACGCACTGGCTGGTGTCGTTTGCTCTCCTGGCTGATCAGGCGTAG
- a CDS encoding DUF979 domain-containing protein, with the protein MIKVEWFYWLCGIFFVLIALQVLNDRSNPKRVGSAAFWGILGLSFGYGTFVVDKQAPSWLLGIAVIGLAVLAGSGFPGKGEERTTTPAERVRLADRFGNKLFLPALVIPVVAAIFGAWLAKVKLGDGQLLLQSGSATIIGLGVASILALVVGMGLLRPKSPAVPLHEGRRLLEHIGWAAILPQMLATLGLLFNASGVGKAVGRVTDHLIPKGSLIAAVALYCIGMAVFTIIMGNAFAAFPVMTAAVGWPLLVEQFDGTPAIVFAVGMLAGFCGTLCTPMAANFNLVPAALLEMKDQYGPIKAQIPTAVPLLGCNILIMYVFAF; encoded by the coding sequence ATGATCAAGGTCGAGTGGTTCTACTGGCTCTGCGGGATCTTCTTCGTCCTGATCGCCCTGCAGGTGCTCAACGACCGCAGCAACCCGAAGCGAGTCGGCAGCGCGGCGTTCTGGGGCATCCTCGGCCTGTCGTTCGGCTACGGCACGTTCGTGGTCGACAAGCAGGCACCGTCCTGGCTGCTCGGCATCGCGGTCATCGGTCTCGCGGTGCTGGCCGGCAGCGGCTTCCCGGGCAAGGGCGAGGAGCGTACGACGACACCGGCCGAGCGCGTGCGCCTCGCGGACCGGTTCGGCAACAAGCTGTTCCTGCCGGCGCTGGTGATTCCGGTGGTCGCGGCGATCTTCGGTGCCTGGCTCGCGAAGGTGAAGCTCGGCGACGGCCAACTGCTGCTGCAGTCGGGCTCCGCGACCATCATCGGCCTCGGCGTCGCGTCGATCCTCGCGCTCGTCGTGGGCATGGGACTACTGCGTCCCAAGAGCCCGGCCGTGCCGCTGCACGAGGGCCGCCGGCTGCTGGAGCACATCGGCTGGGCGGCGATCCTGCCGCAGATGCTGGCCACGCTGGGCCTGCTGTTCAACGCGTCCGGCGTCGGCAAGGCCGTCGGCCGCGTCACCGACCACCTGATCCCGAAGGGTTCGCTGATCGCCGCGGTGGCGCTGTACTGCATCGGCATGGCGGTCTTCACGATCATCATGGGCAACGCGTTCGCGGCGTTCCCGGTGATGACGGCCGCGGTCGGCTGGCCGCTGCTGGTGGAGCAGTTCGACGGCACCCCGGCGATCGTGTTCGCGGTCGGCATGCTGGCCGGCTTCTGCGGCACCTTGTGTACGCCGATGGCGGCGAACTTCAACCTGGTACCGGCAGCGCTGCTCGAGATGAAGGACCAATACGGACCGATCAAGGCCCAGATTCCCACGGCGGTCCCGCTGCTCGGCTGCAACATCCTGATCATGTACGTCTTCGCGTTCTAG